A single genomic interval of Pseudorasbora parva isolate DD20220531a chromosome 21, ASM2467924v1, whole genome shotgun sequence harbors:
- the LOC137055983 gene encoding serine/threonine-protein kinase pim-2-like isoform X1, protein MSSLSLSSRGSFNVLWRWSGDGSDSRREQGRSDSSDWSCPPLPSQVPVEPTGTSNGRNVQGAMEASPLNKISTENPTECGKGKRIRSFFKRVWKAMKSSVCCCCLSSAVDVVEPFSPDPEPSSSASDPSGVKLNDESFESLYNVGEMLGSGGFGSVYKGTRKFDGKKVAIKQLSKTENNRYLYIPGHPKPLVTEVALLLMMRRKPISPLIIQLYEWFEHPGKFTLVMEFPEPCMSLRDYIVRKPILYEPTARFIMRQALLAVQVCIEHGVFHNDIHAENFLLNERTLELKLIDFGCGQLFSSDGYESRTYAGLPYYCPPEVLTEPRFHAVPANVWALGVLLFTMVHVFHPFPNWKQITEAKIPLMYHNLSKKYRDLISQCLARDPTKRPTLEQMSRHRWMR, encoded by the exons ATGTCATCCTTGTCCCTGAGCAGCAGAGGCTCATTCAACGTCCTTTGGAGGTGGAGTGGCGATGGATCGGACAGCCGAAGGGAACAGGGCAGGTCTGACAGCTCTGATTGGTCGTGCCCTCCGCTGCCAAGTCAAGTTCCTGTCGAGCCAACAGGGACTTCTAATGGCCGAAATGTTCAGGGTGCCATGGAGGCTTCTCCCTTGAACAAGATCTCAACAG AAAATCCTACAGAATGTGGGAAAGGGAAAAGAATTCGTTCTTTCTTCAAGAGGGTATGGAAGGCTATGAAGAGTTCTGTCTGCTGCTGTTGTCTCAGTAGTGCTGTGGATGTTGTGGAGCCTTTTTCCCCTGATCCTGAGCCATCATCATCTGCGTCAGATCCCTCCGGCGTCAAGCTAAATGATG aGTCTTTTGAGTCTCTCTATAATGTGGGAGAGATGCTTGGATCCGGAGGATTTGGCAGCGTGTACAAGGGAACACGCAAATTTGATGGCAAAAAG GTTGCCATCAAGCAGTTAAGCAAGACTGAAAACAATCGTTATCTCTATATT CCTGGGCATCCCAAACCTCTCGTTACAGAAGTGgcgctgctgctgatgatgaggCGAAAACCCATAAGCCCGCTCATCATACAGCTATACGAGTGGTTTGAACATCCTGGAAAATTCACTCTTGTTATGGAGTTCCCGGAGCCTTGCATGAGCTTGCGGGACTACATCGTTCGTAAACCCATCCTGTATGAACCCACAGCACGGTTCATCATGCGACAGGCTCTGCTGGCAGTACAGGTCTGCATCGAGCATGGTGTTTTTCATAATGACATTCATGCGGAGAATTTCCTGTTGAATGAAAGGACGTTGGAGCTCAAGCTGATAGACTTTGGCTGCGGTCAGCTATTTAGCAGTGATGGCTACGAGAGCAGAACATACGCTG GACTACCGTATTACTGCCCACCTGAAGTCTTAACAGAACCTCGTTTCCACGCCGTACCAGCAAATGTCTGGGCTCTAGGAGTGCTGTTGTTCACTATGGTGCACGTATTTCATCCCTTTCCCAATTGGAAACAAATCACAGAAGCCAAAATTCCATTAATGTACCACAACTTATCCAAAA AATACAGGGATCTGATTAGCCAGTGCCTAGCCCGGGATCCAACTAAACGGCCAACGTTAGAGCAGATGTCACGACATAGATGGATGAGATGA
- the LOC137055983 gene encoding serine/threonine-protein kinase pim-2-like isoform X2, producing the protein MSSLSLSSRGSFNVLWRWSGDGSDSRREQGRSDSSDWSCPPLPSQVPVEPTGTSNGRNVQGAMEASPLNKISTENPTECGKGKRIRSFFKRVWKAMKSSVCCCCLSSAVDVVEPFSPDPEPSSSASDPSGVKLNDESFESLYNVGEMLGSGGFGSVYKGTRKFDGKKVAIKQLSKTENNRYLYIPGHPKPLVTEVALLLMMRRKPISPLIIQLYEWFEHPGKFTLVMEFPEPCMSLRDYIVRKPILYEPTARFIMRQALLAVQVCIEHGVFHNDIHAENFLLNERTLELKLIDFGCGQLFSSDGYESRTYAGLPYYCPPEVLTEPRFHAVPANVWALGVLLFTMVHVFHPFPNWKQITEAKIPLMYHNLSKRNNILAVLGGGLELET; encoded by the exons ATGTCATCCTTGTCCCTGAGCAGCAGAGGCTCATTCAACGTCCTTTGGAGGTGGAGTGGCGATGGATCGGACAGCCGAAGGGAACAGGGCAGGTCTGACAGCTCTGATTGGTCGTGCCCTCCGCTGCCAAGTCAAGTTCCTGTCGAGCCAACAGGGACTTCTAATGGCCGAAATGTTCAGGGTGCCATGGAGGCTTCTCCCTTGAACAAGATCTCAACAG AAAATCCTACAGAATGTGGGAAAGGGAAAAGAATTCGTTCTTTCTTCAAGAGGGTATGGAAGGCTATGAAGAGTTCTGTCTGCTGCTGTTGTCTCAGTAGTGCTGTGGATGTTGTGGAGCCTTTTTCCCCTGATCCTGAGCCATCATCATCTGCGTCAGATCCCTCCGGCGTCAAGCTAAATGATG aGTCTTTTGAGTCTCTCTATAATGTGGGAGAGATGCTTGGATCCGGAGGATTTGGCAGCGTGTACAAGGGAACACGCAAATTTGATGGCAAAAAG GTTGCCATCAAGCAGTTAAGCAAGACTGAAAACAATCGTTATCTCTATATT CCTGGGCATCCCAAACCTCTCGTTACAGAAGTGgcgctgctgctgatgatgaggCGAAAACCCATAAGCCCGCTCATCATACAGCTATACGAGTGGTTTGAACATCCTGGAAAATTCACTCTTGTTATGGAGTTCCCGGAGCCTTGCATGAGCTTGCGGGACTACATCGTTCGTAAACCCATCCTGTATGAACCCACAGCACGGTTCATCATGCGACAGGCTCTGCTGGCAGTACAGGTCTGCATCGAGCATGGTGTTTTTCATAATGACATTCATGCGGAGAATTTCCTGTTGAATGAAAGGACGTTGGAGCTCAAGCTGATAGACTTTGGCTGCGGTCAGCTATTTAGCAGTGATGGCTACGAGAGCAGAACATACGCTG GACTACCGTATTACTGCCCACCTGAAGTCTTAACAGAACCTCGTTTCCACGCCGTACCAGCAAATGTCTGGGCTCTAGGAGTGCTGTTGTTCACTATGGTGCACGTATTTCATCCCTTTCCCAATTGGAAACAAATCACAGAAGCCAAAATTCCATTAATGTACCACAACTTATCCAAAA GAAACAACATACTTGCTGTCCTTGGTGGAGGGCTTGAGCTCGAGACTTGA